One stretch of Tenrec ecaudatus isolate mTenEca1 chromosome 18, mTenEca1.hap1, whole genome shotgun sequence DNA includes these proteins:
- the HAMP gene encoding hepcidin has translation MAVTIRFQAVCVLLLLLASLTSGSALQDQTGQLADYRAQGTTEAKAGLMAVSPGRGKRDTHFPICVFCCGCCSKSKCGICCKT, from the exons ATGGCAGTGACTATTCGGTTCCAGGCTGTCTGcgtcctgctgctgctccttgcCAGCCTGACCAGCGGCTCGGCCCTCCAGGACCAG ACAGGACAGCTTGCCGACTACCGGGCTCAAGGCACAACTGAAGCCAAGGCTGGCTTGATG GCGGTGAGCCCTGGCCGAGGGAAGCGGGACACCCACTTCCCCATCTGCGTGTTCTGCTGCGGCTGCTGCTCTAAGTCAAAGTGTGGGATTTGCTGCAAGACATAA
- the MAG gene encoding myelin-associated glycoprotein, which yields MIFLTALPLFWIMISASRGGHWGAWMPSSISAFEGTCVSIPCRFDFPDELRPAVVHGVWYFNSPYPKNYPPVVFKSRTQVVHESFQGRSRLLGDLGLRNCTLLLSNLSPELGGKYYFRGDLGGYNQYTFSEHSVLDIISTPNIVVPPEVVAGTELEVSCMVPDNCPELRPELSWLGHDGLGEPVVLGRLREDEGTWVLVSLLHFVPTREANGQRLGCQAAFANTTLQFESYASLDVKYPPVIVEMNSSVEAIEGSHVSLLCGADSNPPPLLTWMRDGTVLREAVAESLLLELDQVTPGVDGVYACLAENAYGQDNRTVELSVMYAPWKPTVNGTMVAVEGETVSISCSTQSNPDPILTIFKEKQILATVIYESELQLELPAVAPEDDGEYWCVAENQYGQKATAFNLSVEFAPMILLESHCAAARDTVQCLCVVKANPEPAVAFELPSRNVTVNETEREFVYSERSGLLLTSILTLRGQAQAPPRVICTARNQYGTKSLELPFQGAHRLMWAKIGPVGAVVAFAILIAIVCYITQTRRKKNVTESPSFSAGDNPPVLFSSDFRISGAPEKYESERRLGSERRLLGLRGEPPQRDLSYSHADLGKRPTKDSSTSTTEELAEYAEIRVK from the exons ATGATCTTCCTCACGGCGCTGCCTCTATTTTGGATCATGATTTCAG CTTCTCGAGGGGGCCACTGGGGCGCCTGGATGCCCTCGTCCATCTCCGCCTTCGAGGGGACCTGCGTCTCCATCCCCTGCCGCTTCGACTTCCCGGATGAGCTGCGGCCCGCCGTGGTGCATGGCGTCTGGTACTTCAACAGCCCCTACCCCAAGAACTACCCCCCGGTGGTCTTCAAGTCCCGCACCCAAGTCGTCCACGAGAGCTTCCAGGGTCGCAGCCGCCTCCTGGGGGACCTGGGCCTGCGGAACTGCACACTCCTGCTCAGCAACCTCAGCCCCGAGCTGGGCGGCAAGTACTACTTCCGGGGAGACCTGGGGGGCTACAACCAGTACACCTTCTCGGAGCACAGCGTCCTGGACATCATCA GCACCCCCAACATCGTGGTCCCTCCGGAGGTGGTGGCAGGTACTGAGCTGGAGGTCAGCTGCATGGTGCCGGACAACTGCCCCGAACTGAGGCCCGAGCTCAGCTGGCTGGGCCACGACGGGCTGGGGGAGCCGGTTGTGCTGGGGCGGCTGCGCGAGGACGAGGGCACTTGGGTGCTGGTGTCGCTGCTGCACTTTGTGCCCACCAGGGAGGCCAACGGCCAGCGACTGGGCTGCCAGGCGGCCTTCGCCAACACCACCCTGCAGTTCGAGAGCTATGCCAGCCTGGATGTCAAGT ACCCCCCGGTGATTGTGGAGATGAACTCCTCCGTGGAGGCCATCGAAGGCTCCCACGTCAGCCTGCTCTGCGGGGCCGACAGCAACCCGCCCCCGCTGTTGACCTGGATGCGGGACGGGACGGTGCTCCGCGAGGCGGTGGCCGAGAGCCTGCTCCTGGAGCTGGACCAGGTGACCCCGGGGGTGGACGGCGTCTACGCCTGCCTGGCAGAGAATGCCTACGGCCAGGACAACCGCACGGTGGAGCTCAGCGTCATGT ACGCACCCTGGAAGCCGACAGTGAATGGGACGATGGTGGCCGTGGAGGGGGAGACTGTCTCCATTTCGTGCTCCACGCAGAGCAACCCGGACCCCATTCTCACCATCTTCAAGGAGAAGCAGATCCTGGCCACGGTCATCTACGAGAGCGAGCTGCAACTGGAGCTGCCGGCCGTGGCGCCCGAAGACGACGGCGAGTACTGGTGTGTGGCCGAGAACCAGTACGGCCAGAAGGCCACTGCCTTCAACCTCTCTGTGGAGT TTGCCCCCATGATCCTCCTGGAGTCCCACTGTGCGGCGGCCCGCGACACCGTGCAGTGCCTATGCGTGGTGAAGGCCAACCCTGAGCCCGCCGTGGCCTTTGAGCTGCCCTCGCGCAACGTGACCGTGAACGAGACGGAGCGGGAGTTCGTGTACTCGGAGCGCAGCGGCCTCCTGCTCACGAGCATCCTGACACTGCGGGGCCaggcccaggccccgccccgggTCATCTGCACCGCCCGGAACCAATATGGCACCAAGAGCCTGGAGCTGCCCTTCCAGGGAGCCC ACCGACTGATGTGGGCCAAGATCGGGCCAGTGGGCGCCGTGGTGGCCTTTGCCATCCTCATTGCCATCGTCTGCTACATCACTCAGACTCGCCGGAA AAAGAATGTGACAGAGAGCCCCAGCTTCTCCGCGGGGGACAACCCCCCTGTCCTGTTCAGCAGCGACTTCCGCATCTCCGGGGCACCGGAGAAGTATGAG AGCGAGAGGCGTTTAGGATCTGAGAGGAGGCTGCTGGGTCTTCGGGGGGAGCCCCCCCAGCGGGACCTGAGTTATTCCCACGCAGACCTGGGAAAACGACCCACCAAGGACAGCTCCACTTCGACGACGGAAGAGTTAGCTGAGTATGCTGAGATCCGTGTCAAGTGA